The following proteins are co-located in the Camelina sativa cultivar DH55 chromosome 12, Cs, whole genome shotgun sequence genome:
- the LOC104732643 gene encoding aspartic proteinase PCS1-like isoform X2 has product MSHISKPLIFTITLFIFFLCNSVSLTCSSSLSLHFPLTSLRLTPTTTNSSSFKTSLISRRNPSPSSSSPPYTFRSNVKYSMALVLSLPIGTPSQSQELVLDTGSQLSWIQCHPKKIKKPPTTSFDPSLSSSFSDLPCSHPLCKPRIPDFTLPTSCDSNRLCHYSYFYADGTFAEGNLVKEKFTFSNSQITPPLILGCAKESADEKGILGMNLGRLSFISQAKISKFSYCIPTRSDRPGLASTGSFYLGNNPNSRGFKYVSLLTFPQSQRMPNLDPLAYTVPLLGIRIGQKRLNIPASAFRPDAGGSGQTMVDSGSEFTHLVDVAYDKVKEEIVRLVGSRLKKGYVYGSTADMCFNGNIGRLIGDLAFEFGRGVEILVEKQRLLVDVGRGVHCVGIGRSSMLGAASNIIGNVHQQNLWVEFDVTNRRVGFSKAECSRSSP; this is encoded by the exons atgtctCACATTTCAAAACCTCTCATCTTTACCATaactctcttcatcttcttcctctgcaacTCAGTTTCGCTCACATGTTCATCATCACTCTCCCTTCATTTCCCTCTCACATCTCTCCGTCTCACCCCAACCACAACAAACTCCTCTTCCTTCAAAACTTCTCTCATCTCTCGCCGGAACCCATCTCCGTCGTCGTCATCTCCACCGTACACTTTCCGATCAAACGTCAAATACTCGATGGCTCTAGTCCTCTCTCTCCCCATAGGAACACCATCTCAGTCTCAAGAACTGGTTCTTGACACGGGAAGCCAACTCTCATGGATCCAGTGCCATcccaagaagatcaagaaaccACCAACGACGTCGTTCGATCCTTCTTTATCTTCATCGTTCTCCGACTTGCCTTGCTCTCATCCTCTTTGTAAACCAAGAATCCCCGATTTTACCCTTCCCACTTCTTGCGACTCGAACCGTCTCTGTCACTATTCTTACTTCTACGCTGATGGAACCTTTGCTGAGGGTAACCTCGTCAAAGAAAAATTCACTTTCTCAAATTCTCAAATTACCCCTCCTTTAATCCTTGGTTGCGCTAAAGAGTCTGCAGACGAAAAGGGTATTTTGGGAATGAATCTTGGTCGTCTCTCTTTTATCTCGCAAGCCAAGATATCTAAATTCTCTTATTGTATCCCAACCCGGTCGGATCGTCCCGGTTTAGCCTCAACCGGTTCTTTTTACCTCGGAAATAACCCGAATTCTCGTGGTTTCAAATACGTCTCTCTTTTGACTTTTCCTCAAAGTCAACGCATGCCGAATCTAGACCCTCTAGCTTACACAGTACCTTTGCTTGGGATCAGAATCGGACAAAAGAGACTCAACATACCAGCTTCTGCTTTTAGACCCGACGCTGGCGGGTCGGGTCAAACCATGGTGGATTCGGGTTCAGAATTCACTCACTTAGTCGACGTGGCGTATGATAAGGTCAAAGAAGAGATAGTGAG GCTTGTGGGATCAAGGTTAAAGAAAGGTTACGTGTACGGTTCAACAGCTGACATGTGTTTCAATGGGAACATCGGACGGTTGATAGGAGATCTCGCGTTTGAGTTTGGGAGAGGTGTTGAGATTCTCGTTGAGAAACAGAGGCTTTTAGTTGACGTTGGACGTGGTGTACATTGTGTCGGGATCGGACGGTCAAGTATGCTTGGTGCAGCTAGTAATATAATCGGGAACGTTCATCAGCAGAATCTATGGGTTGAGTTTGATGTTACCAATAGGAGAGTTGGTTTCAGTAAAGCCGAGTGTAGCAGATCATCGCCGTGA
- the LOC104732643 gene encoding aspartic proteinase PCS1-like isoform X1 has translation MSHISKPLIFTITLFIFFLCNSVSLTCSSSLSLHFPLTSLRLTPTTTNSSSFKTSLISRRNPSPSSSSPPYTFRSNVKYSMALVLSLPIGTPSQSQELVLDTGSQLSWIQCHPKKIKKPPTTSFDPSLSSSFSDLPCSHPLCKPRIPDFTLPTSCDSNRLCHYSYFYADGTFAEGNLVKEKFTFSNSQITPPLILGCAKESADEKGILGMNLGRLSFISQAKISKFSYCIPTRSDRPGLASTGSFYLGNNPNSRGFKYVSLLTFPQSQRMPNLDPLAYTVPLLGIRIGQKRLNIPASAFRPDAGGSGQTMVDSGSEFTHLVDVAYDKVKEEIVRLVGSRLKKGYVYGSTADMCFNGNIGRLIGDLAFEFGRGVEILVEKQRLLVDVGRGVHCVGIGRSSMLGAASNIIGNVHQQNLWVEFDVTNRRVGFSKAECSRSSP, from the exons atgtctCACATTTCAAAACCTCTCATCTTTACCATaactctcttcatcttcttcctctgcaacTCAGTTTCGCTCACATGTTCATCATCACTCTCCCTTCATTTCCCTCTCACATCTCTCCGTCTCACCCCAACCACAACAAACTCCTCTTCCTTCAAAACTTCTCTCATCTCTCGCCGGAACCCATCTCCGTCGTCGTCATCTCCACCGTACACTTTCCGATCAAACGTCAAATACTCGATGGCTCTAGTCCTCTCTCTCCCCATAGGAACACCATCTCAGTCTCAAGAACTGGTTCTTGACACGGGAAGCCAACTCTCATGGATCCAGTGCCATcccaagaagatcaagaaaccACCAACGACGTCGTTCGATCCTTCTTTATCTTCATCGTTCTCCGACTTGCCTTGCTCTCATCCTCTTTGTAAACCAAGAATCCCCGATTTTACCCTTCCCACTTCTTGCGACTCGAACCGTCTCTGTCACTATTCTTACTTCTACGCTGATGGAACCTTTGCTGAGGGTAACCTCGTCAAAGAAAAATTCACTTTCTCAAATTCTCAAATTACCCCTCCTTTAATCCTTGGTTGCGCTAAAGAGTCTGCAGACGAAAAGGGTATTTTGGGAATGAATCTTGGTCGTCTCTCTTTTATCTCGCAAGCCAAGATATCTAAATTCTCTTATTGTATCCCAAC CCGGTCGGACCGTCCCGGTTTAGCCTCAACCGGTTCGTTTTACCTCGGAAATAACCCGAATTCTCGTGGTTTCAAATACGTCTCTCTTTTGACTTTTCCTCAAAGTCAACGCATGCCGAATCTAGACCCTCTAGCTTACACAGTACCTTTGCTTGGGATCAGAATCGGACAAAAAAGACTCAACATACCAGCTTCTGCTTTTAGACCCGACGCTGGCGGGTCGGGTCAAACCATGGTGGATTCGGGTTCAGAATTCACTCACTTAGTCGACGTGGCGTATGATAAGGTCAAAGAAGAGATAGTGAGGCTTGTGGGATCAAGGTTAAAGAAAGGTTACGTGTACGGTTCAACAGCTGACATGTGTTTCAATGGGAACATCGGACGGTTGATAGGAGATCTCGCGTTTGAGTTTGGGAGAGGTGTTGAGATTCTCGTTGAGAAACAGAGGCTTTTAGTTGACGTTGGACGTGGTGTACATTGTGTCGGGATCGGACGGTCAAGTATGCTTGGTGCAGCTAGTAATATAATCGGGAACGTTCATCAGCAGAATCTATGGGTTGAGTTTGATGTTACCAATAGGAGAGTTGGTTTCAGTAAAGCCGAGTGTAGCAGATCATCGCCGTGA